One window from the genome of Frankiales bacterium encodes:
- a CDS encoding GNAT family N-acetyltransferase, translating to MRRWSIEVCDPEDERARNAVRAYSTELDQLLGASSPTIADPDPGAYREPAGTFLVVVDRDEVLGCGCLRVIDVPPYGQVAEVKRMWVSPRLRGQGAGRALLERLHAEARRRGLRRVVLDSKRELLDARRLYLAAGYRDIAPYGDNADATVWMGLHLDGGDWASPSDL from the coding sequence GTGAGGAGGTGGTCGATCGAGGTCTGCGACCCCGAGGACGAGCGGGCGCGCAACGCCGTACGTGCCTACTCGACCGAGCTCGACCAGCTGCTCGGCGCGTCGTCACCCACGATCGCCGACCCCGATCCCGGGGCGTACCGGGAGCCCGCCGGCACGTTCCTCGTCGTGGTCGACCGCGACGAGGTCCTCGGGTGCGGGTGCCTGCGGGTCATCGACGTGCCGCCGTACGGCCAGGTCGCCGAGGTCAAGCGCATGTGGGTGTCGCCGCGGCTGCGCGGCCAGGGAGCCGGGCGCGCGCTGCTCGAGCGACTGCACGCCGAGGCACGTCGTCGTGGTCTCCGTCGGGTGGTCCTCGACAGCAAGCGCGAGCTGCTCGACGCGCGCCGCCTCTATCTCGCCGCCGGCTATCGCGACATCGCGCCGTACGGCGACAACGCGGATGCCACCGTGTGGATGGGGCTGCACCTCGACGGCGGCGACTGGGCGAGCCCGTCGGACCTCTGA